The DNA region CCCGCGGCATAGACCCATTATCACCCTCAAACAAGCTGTACATCTTCGCGGGGCCCCTCTCCGGCACCGCCAACTTAGCCACAAGCAGAATAAACGTCGTGGGCAAGAGCCCGCTCACCGGTTCCTACACCCACTCCAACGCTGGGGGCAACTTCGCATACTGGCTAATGAGGACGGGGTACCACGGCATAGTCGTGGAGGGCAAAGCCGAGGAGCCTGTCTACATACTCGTCAAGGACGGCGAGGTGTCGATACGCCCCGCCAAACACATTTGGGGGAAGTGGACCGGTGCCGCCACGAGGGCATTGCTCCAAGACGCCGGGTTTGAACCCGATGAGAAGAAGGCAGGGGTAATGACCATAGGCCCCGCCGGCGAGAACCTCGTGAGAATTGCGGGGCTTAGGTTCAGCGACTACGAGCGTTTCGCAGGCCGCGGAGGCCTCGGCGCTGTGGCGGGCTCCAAGAAACTGAAAGGCATAGTGGTTTGGGGCACTCACGACCCACTGAGGGAGTTCGTGGACAGACAGAGGTTCCTCAAACTAGCGACGGAATACTCGGTTAAGATGATGAACGCCGCGACTCCAAAATCGCTCCACCAGTACGGCACAAATCTGTTGACAAACATAATAAACTCAATCGGCGGCTACCCTACAAGGAACTTTGACACAGGCTATTTCGAGGAGGCCGAAAAGATAAGCGGTGAGTACATAAAGCAGAACTATGTAAAAGAAACTCATGGATGTATGTTATGTCCCATACAGTGTACGCAGATGACAGTCGTCACAACCGGCCCATACAAAGTGGCGGGCGAGAGGATTAAGTACGAGTACGAGTCGACGTGGGCTCTGGGCGGTAATTTGGGCTTGTCGAATACTGAGGCTGTGCTGAAAATGGAGAAGTTGGCTAACGAGCTAGGCATGGACACTATTTCGCTTGGCAATACCCTGGGCACATTCTTAGAACTAGTAAAGAGGGGTAAGATTAAGTATGACATTGACTGGGGCGATGCCGGGGCGTTGATCGACTTGGTATACAAGACGGCTTACAGAGACGGCATAGGAGACGACCTTGCAGAAGGCGACTGGAGGCTGGCCAACAAGTACGGAGCCCCAGACGCCTTTGTGGGGTCGAGAGGGCAGGGCTTCCCGGCATACGACCCGAGGGCGCTTAAAGGCTTCGCCATTTCTTACGTCACGGCTAACCGTGGGGGGGACCACCTAGAGGCGTACTCGCCGACTTGGGAGGTGCTGGGGGTGCCGGAGAAGGTCGATCCGCTATGCGAGACTTCCGAGTGCATCTCGAAACAGGTGAGGCTGGTTATATACGCCCAGCACCTCATGGCGTTGGCAGATTCTGTTACTTTCTGTAAATTCGACACATTGGATAAGGATGGAATCTTTGAACAACACCTCGCCGAGTTGTTCAACGCGGCGTTTGGTTGGGATACCACGCCTCAGGAGATGTTGACGATTGGAGAGCGCATCTTCAACGTGGAGAGGCTGTTCCACGTGAAGGAGGGGAAGTGGGTTAAGGACGAGCTTCCGCCAAAGATGAGAGAGCCGATTAAGACCGGCCCTGCGAAGGGCCATACTGCGTCTAAGATGTTTGACGAGGGCATAAAGGAGTTCTACAAGCTGAGGGGCTGGGTTGATGGCAAGCCTACCTATGAGACGTTGAAGAGACTTGGGCTGGAGGAATTCCAGTACCTCCAGTAACCCCCCGTTTTTTTATTATAAAATTCTACAAAGACATGGTGTTCGCAGTTTACTACAGGCCTGACCTCAGGGAGGCCGCTTGGG from Pyrobaculum arsenaticum DSM 13514 includes:
- a CDS encoding aldehyde ferredoxin oxidoreductase family protein, giving the protein MVVFKILRVDLSTEKISEEVYKDDIVRKFLGGRGLGAYLMLKELPRGIDPLSPSNKLYIFAGPLSGTANLATSRINVVGKSPLTGSYTHSNAGGNFAYWLMRTGYHGIVVEGKAEEPVYILVKDGEVSIRPAKHIWGKWTGAATRALLQDAGFEPDEKKAGVMTIGPAGENLVRIAGLRFSDYERFAGRGGLGAVAGSKKLKGIVVWGTHDPLREFVDRQRFLKLATEYSVKMMNAATPKSLHQYGTNLLTNIINSIGGYPTRNFDTGYFEEAEKISGEYIKQNYVKETHGCMLCPIQCTQMTVVTTGPYKVAGERIKYEYESTWALGGNLGLSNTEAVLKMEKLANELGMDTISLGNTLGTFLELVKRGKIKYDIDWGDAGALIDLVYKTAYRDGIGDDLAEGDWRLANKYGAPDAFVGSRGQGFPAYDPRALKGFAISYVTANRGGDHLEAYSPTWEVLGVPEKVDPLCETSECISKQVRLVIYAQHLMALADSVTFCKFDTLDKDGIFEQHLAELFNAAFGWDTTPQEMLTIGERIFNVERLFHVKEGKWVKDELPPKMREPIKTGPAKGHTASKMFDEGIKEFYKLRGWVDGKPTYETLKRLGLEEFQYLQ